The genomic window ATATTCATTTTCAGCGTGACTAATACCGCCAGCACTCGGAACGAAAATCATCGCCGTTGGTATAATCCCGGCAATAAATTGAGCATCGTGTCCAGCGCCGCTTACCATTCTTTTGTAAGAATAGTGAAGCGCTTTTGTAGATTCTTCTACTTGTTCAACAATTTCCTCATCAAACCAAACGGTATGTCGTCCCCATAATTTTGTTGCTTTAGAGGGGAGAGGGGATTCATTAGTAATATCGGTGAGAATGGCTTCTACTTGTTCAACAACGGCTTCGTCTTTATGCCTTGCTTCAATGGAAAAGACGACTTTGTTTGGAATGACCGTGTGAATATTGGGAGAAACCGAAAAGCGGCCAATTGTATAGACTAAATCTGAATCAAGCTGAGCCAATCGGTCATGAAGGATGTTCATACAGTAATTTGCAGCCGTAAGAGCATCTTTCCTCAATGACTGAGGTGTGGTTCCAGCGTGATTGGATTGACCAGTAATCTCAATCTCATAACAGCACATGCCTACAACACACTCGACAACACCAATATCAAGCTGAAGTTGTTCCAAAATGGGTCCTTGTTCAATATGAAGCTCAAGAAAAGCAGCGGCTTGGTTTAGACGATGTGCACGAGATCCTTTAAAGCCTGACAATTCAAGGGCATCTCCGAACGTAACGCCAGATTGATCAATTTTTTTAATCATTGTACTTACATCGAATTTCCCTGCTACTATACCGGATGCCATCATAGATGGTTCAAATCGTGCGCCTTCTTCATTTGTAAAGTTAATAATGCCAACAGGCCGATTTAATTCGACGCCTTGATCAAGGATGACTCGAATCACTTCTAACCCTGCTGCGACCCCCAGGACACCATCAAAGCGTCCGCCTTTTTTTACAGTATCGAGATGCGATCCCATATAAATAGGTGGTTGATCCGGATTTTTTCCTGAGAGCAGGGCATACATATTGCCAAGATCATCCCATTGAACAGATAGTCCTAGAGCCTCGCATTGATCTTTAAAGTACGTTCGCGCTTGAATATCTTCTTTTGATAAAGCTAAGCGGGTAACGCCTTTGTTTTTCGTCTCACCAATTTTGGCAAAATCACGAAGTGTGTTCATAAGGCGATCACGATTAATACGAAGATTTCCTGTCTTCATGAGTCATCACCTTTTTGCTGATGAAAAAAGAGGGTTGATGCATATTTACGTGCATTTGCATTACCGATTGTAAGCATTTCGTGTTTTTGATCATTTGAAAAGGAGATATCAGAACCGTTCAAATGATCAATGATGGTATTAATTTTTAACCCCTCCGCTAAAAACGCATCAATTTGTTTTCGTTCGTTTTCGAAGTGAAAGTGTTCTGCCATAAAAGCCACCTCCTTGTCTAAAGTTCGACTCGATCATTTGAAAGCGTATTGCCATAACGTGCTCGTTTTATAAAGACACCATCTCCCGGTAAACCAACATAGGAGCCATTATGAATAATGACTTGCCCCCGTGACAGTACAGTGCGAGGAACTCCTTTTACTTGCATTCCTTCAAATGCATTATAGTCAACCGCTAAATGATGCGAGGTAACCGATAATGTTCGCTCCACACTTGGGTCAAATAAAACAAGATCCGCGTCGGCGCCAACAGAGATACTCCCTTTCTTCGGGTACATCCCAAATAATTTTGCTGCTCTTGTTGAGGTGATATCAACAAATTGATTTAAGCTTATTCGTCCTTTTTCAACGCCTTCTGAATACACAATACTCATGCGATCTTCAATAATCGGACCACCATTTGGAATTTTAGTAAAATCGTCTTTGCCTAAACTTTTTTGACTGTCAAAGTCAAATGAACATTGATCACTACCAATCGTCTGCAATCCACCTGTTTTTAACGCATTCCATAGCGTATCTTGATGTTCTTTCGGGCGAAGGGGAGGTGACCAAACGTATTTTGCCCCTTCAAAATCTGCTTTTCGAAGCGCCTCTTCATCAAGCACCAAATATTGAGGGCACGTTTCTCCCCAAATATCCGCA from Shouchella hunanensis includes these protein-coding regions:
- a CDS encoding Zn-dependent hydrolase, which gives rise to MKTGNLRINRDRLMNTLRDFAKIGETKNKGVTRLALSKEDIQARTYFKDQCEALGLSVQWDDLGNMYALLSGKNPDQPPIYMGSHLDTVKKGGRFDGVLGVAAGLEVIRVILDQGVELNRPVGIINFTNEEGARFEPSMMASGIVAGKFDVSTMIKKIDQSGVTFGDALELSGFKGSRAHRLNQAAAFLELHIEQGPILEQLQLDIGVVECVVGMCCYEIEITGQSNHAGTTPQSLRKDALTAANYCMNILHDRLAQLDSDLVYTIGRFSVSPNIHTVIPNKVVFSIEARHKDEAVVEQVEAILTDITNESPLPSKATKLWGRHTVWFDEEIVEQVEESTKALHYSYKRMVSGAGHDAQFIAGIIPTAMIFVPSAGGISHAENEYTSWEACANGASVLLETIYKLTNKL